A single region of the Gossypium arboreum isolate Shixiya-1 chromosome 12, ASM2569848v2, whole genome shotgun sequence genome encodes:
- the LOC108479400 gene encoding probable receptor-like protein kinase At5g24010: MGTLLSSHGFSLFLLWTFTLYGLCLSFSPIDNYLINSGASLDSVVDNRRFISDSSNSPDSHLSSGRTFSLCAGTLLPGLPQIYHTARVFNSPSKYVFNVKDPGTHMVRLHFHRFNSSRLDLGNSRFHVLVNGLVALTNFSGGDLVNPKVIEYLLRVNSDKVEIRFVPAKKSNFAFVNAIEVISAPKDLVLETAQYVNGDKIEEFQGLNKQAFETMYRVTVGGPKVTPFNDSLWRTWIPDDEYLKSSEGSNKVYFGGRIKYQDGGASREVGPDNVYDSARLIRSKNASIPNVNLTWEFPVSEDYKYLVRMHFCDIASISLGLLYFNVYVNEHLAYKDLDLSDVTNYMLASPFYADFVVDAGRSGVITVSVGPSSKSMGYTVDAILNGVEIMKMNNSVCSLDGKVPAELIMKCWPRRTLGILLPLIALACLLLSLSAIVHRRKSNAELFPWSKLPTDIHEISPKQAKLQLSNIVT; encoded by the coding sequence ATGGGAACTTTACTTtcaagccatggtttctccttgttcCTTCTTTGGACCTTCACTTTATACGGTCTCTGTTTATCCTTCTCTCCGATCGACAATTACCTCATCAACAGCGGTGCCTCCCTCGATTCCGTTGTAGACAACCGTCGATTCATCTCCGACTCGTCGAATTCACCCGATTCCCATCTCTCTTCTGGTCGGACCTTTTCGCTCTGTGCCGGAACTCTCCTTCCTGGTCTGCCTCAAATCTACCACACCGCTAGGGTTTTTAATTCGCCGTCGAAATACGTCTTCAATGTCAAAGATCCAGGGACGCACATGGTACGTCTCCATTTCCATCGATTTAATTCATCGAGATTGGATCTGGGTAACTCTCGATTTCACGTTTTGGTTAATGGGTTAGTAGCTTTAACCAATTTTAGCGGTGGGGATTTAGTAAATCCTAAAGTTATAGAATATTtgcttcgggttaattcagacaAGGTTGAAATTCGTTTCGTTCCAGCAAAAAAATCGAATTTTGCTTTCGTTAATGCAATCGAAGTGATATCTGCACCAAAAGATTTGGTACTAGAAACTGCTCAGTATGTTAATGGTGATAAAATTGAGGAATTTCAGGGTTTAAATAAACAAGCATTTGAAACTATGTATAGGGTAACTGTCGGAGGTCCTAAAGTTACTCCGTTCAATGATTCTTTGTGGAGAACTTGGATCCCTGATGATGAGTATTTGAAATCAAGTGAGGGTTCCAATAAGGTGTACTTCGGTGGTCGGATTAAGTACCAAGATGGTGGGGCGAGTCGTGAGGTTGGTCCTGATAATGTGTACGATTCAGCTCGGTTGATTCGAAGCAAGAATGCTTCCATCCCTAATGTAAACCTCACTTGGGAATTTCCAGTGAGTGAGGATTATAAGTATCTTGTTAGGATGCATTTTTGTGATATTGCTAGTATATCCCTTGGATTGTTGTATTTCAATGTTTATGTCAATGAACATTTGGCATATAAAGATTTGGATCTCTCGGATGTTACGAATTACATGCTTGCTTCTCCGTTTTATGCTGATTTTGTGGTTGATGCTGGTCGTTCCGGGGTCATTACCGTAAGCGTTGGACCTTCTAGCAAGAGCATGGGGTATACGGTTGATGCGATTCTAAACGGAGTGGAGATCATGAAGATGAATAACTCCGTTTGTAGTCTTGACGGTAAGGTGCCTGCGGAGTTGATTATGAAGTGTTGGCCAAGAAGAACTCTTGGGATTCTGCTTCCTTTGATTGCTCTCGCCTGTTTGCTGTTGAGCTTATCTGCCATTGTGCATAGGAGGAAGAGTAATGCGGAATTGTTCCCATGGTCGAAACTGCCTACGGATATCCATGAAATCTCTCCAAAGCAAGCCAAACTACAACTATCAAACATTGTTACATAA
- the LOC108478405 gene encoding brassinosteroid-responsive RING protein 1-like — MGFPVVYTDVFVPKFFVHTLSFLGFIRNLILSLFNYLGLSDFLETDTVWPENPTRTTPFKPPVSALLIREILPVVKFEELAVVGGGDPPESCAVCLCEFEGKEEIRWLKNCKHVFHRTCLDRWMDHDQVTCPLCRTSFVPDEMQAEFNQRLWAASGIVDFYSEYGSVAGL; from the coding sequence ATGGGATTCCCTGTGGTTTACACAGACGTTTTCGTACCCAAATTCTTCGTTCACACGCTATCGTTTTTGGGTTTCATCAGAAACCTAATCCTCTCACTTTTTAATTACCTCGGACTCTCCGATTTCCTCGAAACCGACACCGTTTGGCCGGAAAACCCGACCCGAACCACACCTTTTAAACCGCCGGTATCCGCTCTCTTGATCCGTGAAATCCTACCCGTCGTAAAGTTCGAGGAACTAGCGGTGGTCGGTGGTGGTGATCCGCCGGAGAGTTGCGCCGTTTGCTTGTGCGAGTTCGAAGGAAAGGAAGAGATCAGGTGGTTGAAGAATTGTAAGCATGTTTTTCATAGAACGTGTTTAGACCGCTGGATGGATCACGATCAGGTGACGTGTCCGCTTTGTAGGACATCGTTTGTACCTGATGAGATGCAAGCTGAGTTTAATCAACGGCTCTGGGCAGCTTCTGGAATCGTCGATTTTTACAGTGAGTACGGTTCCGTTGCCGGGttgtaa